Proteins encoded together in one Benincasa hispida cultivar B227 chromosome 1, ASM972705v1, whole genome shotgun sequence window:
- the LOC120074351 gene encoding F-box protein At5g39250 isoform X2, with protein MIWEEVLKVIFPLLEGVDLASCMAVCKQWRDIAQDDYFWKCLCAKRWPSTCKTPNPPTDTYYELYRNFYKRPNNRRLLPPRLSFDVLEFFIDIWSEDRLIFSEVVSGQVLQNGMKNPPPGTINVLSYHLEVPEFKMTLPVEPRFSIPISHSVSVSVLVGRKDSNKVARIVNKSVFDYIDRTSYRALAFDYLDFSPLHPFVSGIRAWISLLFMDDGNDGVIDVFGIVMDFCDAANTKDEVLWLLDLLDWK; from the coding sequence ATGATATGGGAAGAAGTTTTGAAGGTAATTTTCCCTTTGCTGGAAGGTGTGGACCTTGCTTCCTGCATGGCAGTGTGCAAGCAGTGGAGAGATATCGCTCAAGATGATTACTTCTGGAAATGCTTGTGTGCCAAGAGGTGGCCTTCAACCTGCAAAACGCCCAATCCTCCAACTGATACCTACTACGAACTATATCGAAATTTTTACAAACGCCCCAATAATCGACGTCTTCTCCCTCCTCGACTTTCCTTTGATGTTTTAGAGTTTTTTATCGACATTTGGAGTGAAGACAGATTAATATTCTCAGAAGTGGTCTCAGGTCAAGTCCTCCAGAATGGTATGAAGAACCCACCACCTGGTACTATTAATGTGCTTAGTTATCACCTcgaagtccctgagttcaagaTGACACTCCCTGTTGAGCCAAGGTTCTCAATTCCTATATCCCATAGCGTGAGTGTGTCCGTGCTTGTGGGACGAAAGGATTCCAATAAAGTTGCTAGGATAGTGAATAAATCAGTATTTGATTATATTGATAGAACATCTTACAGGGCATTGGCATTTGACTACCTTGATTTTTCACCACTACACCCGTTTGTCTCGGGAatccgagcatggatctcattgCTTTTCATGGACGATGGAAATGATGGTGTAATCGATGTATTTGGAATAGTAATGGATTTCTGTGATGCTGCAAATACAAAGGATGAGGTATTATGGCTTTTGGACTTGCTTGATTGGAAATGA
- the LOC120074351 gene encoding F-box protein At5g39250 isoform X1 produces MFLIRIKSSLPCYISIWKMIWEEVLKVIFPLLEGVDLASCMAVCKQWRDIAQDDYFWKCLCAKRWPSTCKTPNPPTDTYYELYRNFYKRPNNRRLLPPRLSFDVLEFFIDIWSEDRLIFSEVVSGQVLQNGMKNPPPGTINVLSYHLEVPEFKMTLPVEPRFSIPISHSVSVSVLVGRKDSNKVARIVNKSVFDYIDRTSYRALAFDYLDFSPLHPFVSGIRAWISLLFMDDGNDGVIDVFGIVMDFCDAANTKDEVLWLLDLLDWK; encoded by the exons ATGTTCTTGATAAG GATCAAATCCTCACTCCCTTGTTATATTTCTATTTGGAAAATGATATGGGAAGAAGTTTTGAAGGTAATTTTCCCTTTGCTGGAAGGTGTGGACCTTGCTTCCTGCATGGCAGTGTGCAAGCAGTGGAGAGATATCGCTCAAGATGATTACTTCTGGAAATGCTTGTGTGCCAAGAGGTGGCCTTCAACCTGCAAAACGCCCAATCCTCCAACTGATACCTACTACGAACTATATCGAAATTTTTACAAACGCCCCAATAATCGACGTCTTCTCCCTCCTCGACTTTCCTTTGATGTTTTAGAGTTTTTTATCGACATTTGGAGTGAAGACAGATTAATATTCTCAGAAGTGGTCTCAGGTCAAGTCCTCCAGAATGGTATGAAGAACCCACCACCTGGTACTATTAATGTGCTTAGTTATCACCTcgaagtccctgagttcaagaTGACACTCCCTGTTGAGCCAAGGTTCTCAATTCCTATATCCCATAGCGTGAGTGTGTCCGTGCTTGTGGGACGAAAGGATTCCAATAAAGTTGCTAGGATAGTGAATAAATCAGTATTTGATTATATTGATAGAACATCTTACAGGGCATTGGCATTTGACTACCTTGATTTTTCACCACTACACCCGTTTGTCTCGGGAatccgagcatggatctcattgCTTTTCATGGACGATGGAAATGATGGTGTAATCGATGTATTTGGAATAGTAATGGATTTCTGTGATGCTGCAAATACAAAGGATGAGGTATTATGGCTTTTGGACTTGCTTGATTGGAAATGA